The stretch of DNA AAAGCTTCAACACCCTAAAGCTTTCCTCTGATGAGTTCTTGCATAACTAGCCGTGCCTCTAGGCTTCTCTTTAACGAGCATGACACCCAGCGGCATTTTTCAACCCCGCTTATCTCGTACATAGCCGGGAACCGCGGTGTAAGAGATACTGTGCGCGTTGCTATCACCGAGAGCTATGGCCCGCAGAGGCCACACAACACCAGTCTCCTGCCGATTGCATGAAGTCCGAAGAAACAGAATAGTGAGACTGGGTAGTCTATCGGAAGAAATATCTAGGCCCGGGCTCTTTTCCTCGACGGCGATGTAGATGGTCAGGAAGAGGGAGAGCGTGCCGAGCCTAAACGACCTCGTCATCGGAACAGTGGCGGAGATCCACGACCACGGGGCCTTCGTGACGCTCGACGAGTACGGCGGCCTCAGGGCCTACGTCCCGCTGGGTGAGGTGAGCCACACCTGGTTCAGGAGCATCCGCGAGGTGCTGAGGGTCGGGCAGAAAGCCGTCTTCAAGGTGATACGCGTCGACCCCGCCAGGAGGCTCGTCGACCTGTCGCTCCGTAGGGTCTCGGACGCCGAGCGGAGGGAGAAGCTCATCGAGTGGAAGAGGGCCCAGAGGGCTGAGAAGATCCTCGAGCTCGCGGCCCAGAAGCTCAGGAAGACTCTGGACGAGGCCTACGAGAAGGTCGGCTGGAGGCTCGAGGACCACTACGGCGAGATATTCAAGGGGCTGGAGGAGGCCAGCCTGA from Infirmifilum sp. NZ encodes:
- a CDS encoding translation initiation factor IF-2 subunit alpha, whose product is MVRKRESVPSLNDLVIGTVAEIHDHGAFVTLDEYGGLRAYVPLGEVSHTWFRSIREVLRVGQKAVFKVIRVDPARRLVDLSLRRVSDAERREKLIEWKRAQRAEKILELAAQKLRKTLDEAYEKVGWRLEDHYGEIFKGLEEASLRGEEALLEAGVDERWAKAVAEIARQNIKLPRVKMSYLITLQCVDGGLPALKKALTAWEEAVEVPQGVTVRFYTLGAPRYKLDIEALNYRDSERLSREILKSIESAARGSGCTFAYQKLKGE